Sequence from the Halobaculum rubrum genome:
GAGTCCGTTGCTGCCGTCAGGGGAGATACCGCCAATCTGGCTCCCGACGCGCTCCTCCGGTTGACTGAAGCTCGTAGTACCCCGGGTTTCAGAGGCGGCCACCGCCTCTATCTCGACGTTGTCGGCGTTCAGCGCGGCGTTCGATCGGAGTACCTCGACGTTCGGCGGGTACGGTTCGAAGGCGACGACCGTTCCTTCGGTGACGCAGTTGGCCGCGAACGCCGTGTACAGGCCAAGGTTGGCCCCGATGTCGAAGAACACGTCGTCCGCGCGCAGAGTCTCGACCGTGCGGGCTAACTGGGGCCGCTCCTTGGCGAACATCCACCTGATCCGCTCGATGGCCTCGTGGTTCGACGCGTCGAAGCGGGCCGAGACGCCCCCGACGGAGAACGTCTGGACGCCCCGGCACTCGCAGTACGCGTTGTAGCATCTCCTGGCGAGCGCCCGAAGACTGACCCGCAGAGACCCGCCGGGCGAGAGACCGCGTCCGTTCATCGATCGAGACCTTCCCACGAGAGGTAATAGCGCCTGCGGTTCGGGTTCCGACGCACGCGGTGACGAAGCGCTCGGCCCGTCGTCGCATCGTTTCGGCCCATCATCGAGAACAATCGGGGAGCGAACGGCACCGAGGGATGAGCGAGCGTTCCTGATGGCTACACCTATGAAGGTGCGCGCGGACTCTCAAGCGACTACGCAGCATGACGAGCGAGACCATCCTGTTGCTCGGAAGGAACGAAGGCGGGGGCGAAGCGACGTTTCTGGAGACGGTCGATGAGCTGCTCGAATCCGACGATACGTACAGCCATACGTTCCAGTCCGAATCTTCAGAGGGCATCCACAAGACCGTACTGGAGTACTTCAATCTGCTCCGATGGAAGTTCTTGTTCCCCGAACCCGAACCCCTGTACTCCGACGAGAACCTCTCCGACTACGATATCGTTCACGCGCATTCGAACCCGGTGGTGCTGAAGGACTCGATTGACGTCCCCTTCGTCTACAGCGCGAGCGCGAGCAACTATCACTACCTGCGAGATTACTACGAGTGGTCAGAGAGCAAAATCGAACGACGCCACGCGGTTGCCAGGGTCGCCTACAAACTGTTACAGCTCCACGACAGAGCCCTGAACACCGGTGCTGTGGATCGGTTGCTGATATGGACTGAGTTTCCCAAAGAGTACTACACGCGAATCGGATACAGCGAAGACCAGATAGACGTCATCTACCCGTCCTGCAGGGACTTCGGCGACGGTCAGACACCCCACAACGGGACGAACGTCCTGTTCGTTGGGAAAGGGGGACGAAAAGGGGCTGGAATCGCTGTTGATGCGTTTCAGAACGTCCGGAGCGGAACGCAAGAACTGACGCTTCACTACTATCACCCACCCGGGGAGCAACCGGATTATGCTGGCGAGGGCGTCCGCCTACACGAGTACGTCCCCCATGAGAAATTCCGGACGGAGGTGCTTCCGAAGATGGACATCCTGGTCTCCCCGACGAAGTACGAGAGCTACGGGTACACGCTGGTCGAAGCACAATCCCACGGGATTCCCGTCGTGGCTACGGACCTTCCCGTAACGCGGGACATCCTCGGGAAGGGCGCGCTCCTGCCATCGAGAGACAGGAATTCGTTCACACGCGCACTCGACTCTCTCGTATCTGACCCGACGTATCGGGCCGAGATGGGGAATCGGGCACGGGCAAACTACGAGGCCCGCTTCACGACGGCGGCCTTTCGCCAGAGGCTGTATGACTCGTATGACCGAGCGATGGACTAATGAACCAGGTACCCCGTACCCCGGATTACCAGTCTCTCCCGTCTATGCTTATAATGACTCAGCATCACGAACCGGGTACAGATGAGTAATTGGCCAGATGCGACGACGAGGAATTGCCTCGTGGTCGTCCTCGATACGGTCCGTGCACAGAGTACGTACCTCGAAGGCCGGGAAACCACCCCGAACATGGAGGAGCTAGCCACTACCGGCACGTCGTTCGGCCGTGCCATTGCACCAGCTCCCTGGACGCTCCCTTCTCACGCGTCGATGTACACGGGCCTGCATCCGACCGAGCACGGAGCGACACATCAGCACAAGTACCTCGACGACGTCCACACGACACTCCCGGAACAGCTCAACTCGGCGGACGTGCGGACGGGTCTCTTCACGGCCAACATGTTTCTCACCGAATCGTTTAATATGGCGAAAGGGTTCAACGAGGTGTCGTTCATCCGGGGCCAAGACAACAAGCTGTTCGACGCTGGTCTCGATCCGATTCAGTTCCTGAACGAACGCGACGAAGACGAAGGGATCGGACGGTTCACCGAAATCGCACGCGCCATTATAGACGGTCCCGTTGGGAAGAACGCCGCCAACGCCCTCTACTACAAACTTCAGGACACGTACCGGCGTCAGGTCTCTGACCTCGAACCCCCTTCATGGGACGAACGGGCTGTCGCAGACGCACGGGAGTTCGTCTCGAAGACCGCCGCCGAAGACCAGCGGTTCTTCGGGATGGTGAATCTGATCGGCGCGCACGGTCCGTGGGAGTTCGACCGTGAGCGACTCGCCGCCGTCGACGTGGTCCCGGAAGACATCGCACCCATCGATCGCTGGAAGTCCGTCGCTGCGAACTCTGAGGCCCAGTGGCCCCACGCTGCGGGCGAGGTGACGTTTGATGCCACCGACCGGAAGATACTGACGCACCTCTACGAGGCATGGGTCCATCGCGTGGACGAACTGGCAGGGGAACTCGTCGGCCACTTGGAACGCGAAGGCGTCCGAGATGACACTCTCGTCGTCGTGACGGCCGATCACGGCGAGTGTATCGCGCGTGACGGTGTCCTCGGTCATGAACTCACGGTCGACGAATCTGTGGCGCACGTCCCGCTCGTCGTCGACGGCCCGGGTGTTCCGGATGAGACTGTCTCGGAGCCAGTCAGTCTGACCGACCTTTATGGGACGATCCGGTCCTCGATGGGCATCGCCGACGACGAGCGGCATCTCTGGAGCGAAGAGAGCCGAGGGCGAGCATTCGTCGAGACGCATCCGATCGACCCGGACACAGTGGGTGACCAGTACCGTGACGCGGCCGCACGCTTTGGCTATCGCTGCGCACTCTTCACGTCAACCGGATGGGCGGAACGTCGAGAGCGGACCGACGAAACGTTCGGGGATACCGAAACGCTACGTGAACTCGACGCACTA
This genomic interval carries:
- a CDS encoding FkbM family methyltransferase — its product is MFAKERPQLARTVETLRADDVFFDIGANLGLYTAFAANCVTEGTVVAFEPYPPNVEVLRSNAALNADNVEIEAVAASETRGTTSFSQPEERVGSQIGGISPDGSNGLQVETVDVDSLVASGEVPVPNIVKIDVEGAEPLVLAGMAETLDRDAVRTVFCEVHQPTSGERDSARDYGSSLADIRGRFESRGFVVERIDSESIDEVHLVATRE
- a CDS encoding glycosyltransferase family 4 protein, whose protein sequence is MTSETILLLGRNEGGGEATFLETVDELLESDDTYSHTFQSESSEGIHKTVLEYFNLLRWKFLFPEPEPLYSDENLSDYDIVHAHSNPVVLKDSIDVPFVYSASASNYHYLRDYYEWSESKIERRHAVARVAYKLLQLHDRALNTGAVDRLLIWTEFPKEYYTRIGYSEDQIDVIYPSCRDFGDGQTPHNGTNVLFVGKGGRKGAGIAVDAFQNVRSGTQELTLHYYHPPGEQPDYAGEGVRLHEYVPHEKFRTEVLPKMDILVSPTKYESYGYTLVEAQSHGIPVVATDLPVTRDILGKGALLPSRDRNSFTRALDSLVSDPTYRAEMGNRARANYEARFTTAAFRQRLYDSYDRAMD
- a CDS encoding sulfatase, whose amino-acid sequence is MVVLDTVRAQSTYLEGRETTPNMEELATTGTSFGRAIAPAPWTLPSHASMYTGLHPTEHGATHQHKYLDDVHTTLPEQLNSADVRTGLFTANMFLTESFNMAKGFNEVSFIRGQDNKLFDAGLDPIQFLNERDEDEGIGRFTEIARAIIDGPVGKNAANALYYKLQDTYRRQVSDLEPPSWDERAVADAREFVSKTAAEDQRFFGMVNLIGAHGPWEFDRERLAAVDVVPEDIAPIDRWKSVAANSEAQWPHAAGEVTFDATDRKILTHLYEAWVHRVDELAGELVGHLEREGVRDDTLVVVTADHGECIARDGVLGHELTVDESVAHVPLVVDGPGVPDETVSEPVSLTDLYGTIRSSMGIADDERHLWSEESRGRAFVETHPIDPDTVGDQYRDAAARFGYRCALFTSTGWAERRERTDETFGDTETLRELDALRADLTAHDASRDDHELTAEVEDRLHELGYKS